The stretch of DNA TTTAGGTTCTCAATCATGAAGTCAAGCCCCAGTTTCAGTAAACCCTTGGTCTCAAATTGAGCGGCAAAATCCATCATCTCGACCAAATTGTCCATGCTCATCGGACATCTGCCCGTGTACGCAAAGCCTAAAACCTCTCTTAGGGCCCTTTGACTCAAATCAACACTTATAATGGGTAGGGCTCCGCCATTTTCGGCCTTCCTTTTCAAGCCAATCAAATGTTTCCGTTTGAACAAATCTCCCAAAGTCAGTAACATGATCCGATCAGCTTTTATGGGATCTGCATCCTTTTCGTTGCCACGAACTTCAACATCGCTGAATAGTCCGGATTTTCCCAATTCAAGGTATTTGtcattggaacattggaaatAAGAATTCGTCCATTGGCAAAAGCAACGGCGCAATCTGGCGTGTGGTTTTGAGTTGGTGGGACACCGCTTAGATCCCTTTCCGCTCATGGAGGCAAACGTTGATGGATTCATATTAGCCAAGTACTACATCTgatttttgaattcaaaatggcgCATCCGGaagactttttctttttaaggGATCAACGGAAAATGTTTAGAGAGTGTCTCTAAAGATCAGAGATAGATGAAGCGCAACGAAGAGTAAGAAAGCATGCGAGAATTCAAATATCGAGCCTAAATAACCAAATGAGTGGAAAACGTCAAAGAACCCTTCGATCTTTCTGCAATCGTTGAAATCGCGCCACAAACTTGGACTTTAAGCTTTAACTGACACTCCATACCTCAAATGAAGCAGTCAAGTCTAGGGATTGTCTAGGTTTAAGAGAGGTGATGGTTTTTGGAGGTTGCGtgaatgacattttcaatataATCCCTGAAAGTTTGTCAGTCAATATTAATGTCGACAGAGCTTTACCGGATGAAACGCGGCTTGACATATCCTTCCTTGCAAACTAAAACTCTGTCTCCATCTTCTCCATATGTTAAGGAATTATTTATGAAACATTCCATAACCGGCCGGCTTGGCCCGTGTTTGTTAGAGACCCAAACACTAATGTCTTTTAAGGCAAACCGTCAATGGCATGTGAATCTTTTCCCTTAGTACTTTCGTATTATAAACACTTGCCTCAACATAACTGATAATACTCCGTCCATCAATTGAGTTTAGCCTCCTCTATCAAAGGTCAAAATGGTCACCCTGTAGAATGGCTATGCACAAAATGTAGCCATCATAACATTGAGTATTGTAGTTGACTCTCACTTTTTCAATCTAATGTCGTCGCCGCTCTTCTGGATATCATGGTGCTTTTCCAGTGTGATCCCGAGGTCCGCCAGGAGGTTCTAGCCGCCATCCTTGGCCAAGATCAGTTTCACGATGTGGATTTAGTGGCCCAAGGAGGAATTCGCTTCTCGTCCCATCGATTGATCTTGGGTTCCTCCGCCCAAGTGTTCCATGATATTCTCGTAGATGACCAGGGAATCCACGCTCAAGAGATCCATTTGCCGGATTTTCGGCCCAGTCAGTTGAAAGAGTTGCTGGATTTTGTATATGGACGAGCTCGAGAACCCCTGACGTCCGATTTAGGGcgtttcttggccttgaatcGGAAGGTGGCCTTGCAAGGAGGTGGGAGTCGGAAACGAAAAAGACTGGAAGGTCTAGATAAAAGTCTGATAGCCAGCCAAAAATTTCACAAAGTGGAAAGTGATGACGATTTTGAGCCTTTAAAAGGAGGTGATGAAGACGAGGATAGTAGTAGTAATTGCAGTAGCAGTAGTGATAGCAATGTAAGCAGTATTAATTCTCGATCCCACTGGGCGGATCATGAGGGTCAGGGCGTTAAGCTCAAGGCGGATACCTCGACATTGTGGGCCACGTCGGAATGTCTTCAGCTTTTGGTGAATTCTTATGCTACCTTAAATGTCGAGGCGAGTTCACCGTTGACCCTAGTGGATTTTGAATCTCAATGTCAGTCTTTGGAGACGGAGGCCGCTTTTCGAGCATTGATTGGGCTTCGTCAGTTGAGTGATGGTAGTTTTGAAGGCCAAGCAATGGCTTACAGTCAGCCCAAGGCCCAAAAAATGGCATCTCAATTCGATGAAGTGTCTTTAGCCATTCGGGAAGTGACCGGATTCTCGGCGGGTCATTGGCTCTTCCAATCGCATTATTTCACACGACAGGGATTGAAAGTCCCGAAAGTGGTGGAATCGCTGAAAGCGGGATTGAAGGAACGGATGGAACCATTTACAAGTAAGTCTGGTCAAGCCTGATCGATAAATTGACGTATGAACTAgcaaaatgaattatttcacTAGACGAGCAAGTGGAAAAGATCTTGAGTGGCGACCAGATCCAATCGGTCATTAAATCCGGCAAATCCCGCGGCCTTCCCGAGCTGGAAAAGCTCTCCGTGATCTCCGTGTCCATGACGGACGACATTCCGTTCGATCATTTGGATGATGTCGTTTTCGTGTACTTTCATTCGTCTTCCAAGAAGATCTTCTTCAAACAAATCGAGGTCCAAGAAAAGGACGTCAATCAAACCGCGGAGCTGTGGGCGAGAACTCTCCTGGATGTTTGGGCCAACAGTTCCAATTCCAAGATTCCCAAGAGCCAGTTTCTGATCGAACGGTTTCATTCGGTGTCCGAATCCATGATCGTGTTCAGTGCCGCCCAAGGTCTATTAGAAAGTCGAGAGGTCCGATGTCCGGATTGTGGTGAGGTATTCTCTTTGACGACCTCCAAAGAACGCGAAGCTTTTCAAGATCACACGCGCAACCATCAGGTCGAAAAGTTCAAGTGCGAATGTGACgtggttctgacatcaaacgTGGATAAGATTAAGCATATTCAGTTGGCTCATTCCAACggaaagttcttgaaatgTGAGGATTGTGAATTCATCGGAATTGAGGCCGAAGTGACGGAGCATCGAACCAAGCAACATCAGACATTTATTTGTGACGTTTGTGCCACGGTGAGTAAGAATTTGGCCAAGCACAAGAACCACGTGAAGAAGCACGTGCCTATTAAGTGCAAGGATTGTCCCGAGGAGTTCATCGGTAAAGCCAATCTCTTGGAACATCGAACCAAAGTGCATGGGGATCGATTTCCGTGCAAGTGGTGTGGCAAGGTGTTCAGTGCCACGTGGAAACTCAAGACTCATATCACGGGTGCTCATGCCACGCCTAGATTCATGTGTGATCTCTGTGGACAAGAGTTCCGGCTCAAAACGACAATGTACCGACACAAGATCAGTGTCCATATCAAGAATCGACCATTCGTGTGTCGTTATGGGTGTGGAGCGGATTATAACGACGAGTGCAATCTCAGGACTCACGAGAAGAAAACGCATGGAGGTGCTTTTCAAGGAGCTTCATTCAATCATATTTACAAGAACCTTTGACTCCCGCATATGCGTTTGGCTTTTACGTATTACATGCCTTCTAATTGAGTTCATTAGAAATAGTATCTATCTTCATGGAGGAGCATCTCTACACACTGATCACATGATGGGAAATGTCACTCGGTATCGAGGACAAGACACATTTCGACATTGGTCGCGAAACTCCGGATACCAAAACGCGTAGATGATGGGGTTCAAGATTGAGTTCAAGATCCCGACCAACATAGCCGACAATTGTCGGTAATCTTGCATAAAGCTATGCAGTGATTGGTGTATAAAGGTACAAATGGGCAGATCTGCGCCATTGGGCACATCCATCATAATCCTTTCCTGAGGATTGGCTATCACAAATTGGAAGTTTCTCTGAAGATTGGATAGATCCAAATCGATGGGGGACGTGATCCCTTCCAATGGTCTGGTTTCATTGGTACAGAGTCGGTCAAAAACTTTAAAGTTCTCGTCAAAGACGTCGAAATAAAGCACCATCAGCCAAGGCAACCATGCAATGGTGAATACGGCGATCAGAACAATCACGTATTGGGCGGCATGAATGAATCGGCACACTTTCTTCAAAGTCTGGAAGATCAGGTTGAACTCGCCGGAAATTCGCTTCTTCTTGAAATTACGCCACGTGTTCTGGAGATCCGGAAAACTTTTCGACGGCGAGGATGTGAGAAGTAATTGAGAGTCTGTGGCGAAACCTTTGAACCGGATCGATTGGCTCTTACTCTTGGCTCTTTCTAGGCTCTTTTTCTGTCGATAGAACTTGACCAGAATCACTCCATAGAGCAGATAGATGCTGAACAgcacgatgatgatgagggaAATGCCAAAGGCCACAAATAGTTTTGGCATGAGATGAGTAGAAATGCAATTAGTCTCGCTTCTCGTGTGGTCATCCTACAAACAataaaacaaaccatttggaTGAGGGCGAAGAATGCGCTGATAAACGATTTAAGACCTTTACAATACACGTATGAAGCTTGATTAATTCGTCAGAGGATGGTCTCACCTGAATGAGAAACGAGGTCATACCCAATCCGATTGGAGCCAACCAAGACACGGCAATCCCCACCACTATCCATGATTTCGTCACGATCAGGCTATACTTGATGCCTTTCGTGATATAGATGTATCGATCGACCGTGATCAAAATCGTACACAGCAAAGACTTACTTAAACTGAACGTCCACAAAGACAACTGAATCTGGCAATTCTGCAATCGGCATATCCGAGACCTGAATTGACGAGGAGCATAGAGATCATGTTAACATTACATATTTTGCGACCCTCAAAATGAGAAACAAATTAAGAAAGCACTGACTCGCATAACTGAAGTTGTAGTCGAAGCAATAGGGTAATGATCTGGATCAAGCACATGACGAGGTCGGACACGGCCAAATTTGCGATGAAGACAAAGGCCGGTTTCTCTAGACAACGACCGCTGTTCAAGATGACACTTATGGAAAGGAGGACCACGGAATTGAGCACAAACTGAGGGATACCCTCGACGTAGGGCATCCACAGAAAGGCATGTTCCACCCACCTGCCAAAATCCTGGGCATACTCCAACCGATCCGATTCAATATAAACAGAGAGGAGGTCTCTGGAGATGTTCAAGAGCATTACTCTCAGACGATACTGCGGTCCATGTCTCTCTCCAATGAGACGAGTTGATCCCTTGTCTAGTATGCCTTAATCTTCATGTCCAGATTTACATACTCAAATTATTTTTGGATAATTTTTCTCTTAAgatcatttcgtttttttgacAATGTCCGTATCCTTTGAGACGACGAAGCAacgatgaaatgaaatgctttttAAGGTTATTCCGTTATTGACGTAAGGTATGATCAACTCTGGTTGGTCCTTGAGTGACGGGAAGGAATGCCTTAAGAGTAATAGCATTTTTCAGAGTAGGGGGGGATCCTTGGAGGGGGTACTTGTGTAAACAAATGAGATTTACAACAGATATCACTAGCGAGCGCCAAGTCTGCGTTCATCTGAGGTTCGGTCTGCACTGACAATCACAAGGCGGATCAACAATCCTTAGGGGAACAAGGAAAGGGATAAATCAATAAAGGATACTTTGCCCGCTCGCTGCCTTCGGATGAAATGACAGTAGTTGTTCCCTGACAGTTAAGCAAGGATGAAGGTACAAAATGAAGACGGATGCAACCATGGCTTTGATGGTAGTACTATATTGgtattggctcaaaaaaatatgagtgATGATATTGATAATTGTACTATTGAGGCAGAAAGAGTTGGTTCATTTGAGGCACCTCCAGCATCCCTCATTTCGGGATATTATCTTGTTGAGGAacggtggttgtggtggtgagGAAAAGTGAGAGATAGCGAAAACATTGACAAATTTGCAAAGCCATTGTGTCGGGCATGAATAGGCTAATTTAGCTCCAAGTTGATACTTTTCATTCCGAATAAAAAGTGGCTTAACTATTCGAGGTTCAGAGGATCTTGTAGTCAACATTAATAATGCCATCGTCATCGTCCTCACTTGACGAATCCCCCAGGATCCCATTCAAGTcgaaattgcaaaaatcgtTCTTATTCGGCGAGGGCTGTGGTCTTGAGGGCTGTTCCTCCTCGGGAG from Tigriopus californicus strain San Diego chromosome 3, Tcal_SD_v2.1, whole genome shotgun sequence encodes:
- the LOC131878506 gene encoding zinc finger protein 60-like, whose product is MVLFQCDPEVRQEVLAAILGQDQFHDVDLVAQGGIRFSSHRLILGSSAQVFHDILVDDQGIHAQEIHLPDFRPSQLKELLDFVYGRAREPLTSDLGRFLALNRKVALQGGGSRKRKRLEGLDKSLIASQKFHKVESDDDFEPLKGGDEDEDSSSNCSSSSDSNVSSINSRSHWADHEGQGVKLKADTSTLWATSECLQLLVNSYATLNVEASSPLTLVDFESQCQSLETEAAFRALIGLRQLSDGSFEGQAMAYSQPKAQKMASQFDEVSLAIREVTGFSAGHWLFQSHYFTRQGLKVPKVVESLKAGLKERMEPFTNEQVEKILSGDQIQSVIKSGKSRGLPELEKLSVISVSMTDDIPFDHLDDVVFVYFHSSSKKIFFKQIEVQEKDVNQTAELWARTLLDVWANSSNSKIPKSQFLIERFHSVSESMIVFSAAQGLLESREVRCPDCGEVFSLTTSKEREAFQDHTRNHQVEKFKCECDVVLTSNVDKIKHIQLAHSNGKFLKCEDCEFIGIEAEVTEHRTKQHQTFICDVCATVSKNLAKHKNHVKKHVPIKCKDCPEEFIGKANLLEHRTKVHGDRFPCKWCGKVFSATWKLKTHITGAHATPRFMCDLCGQEFRLKTTMYRHKISVHIKNRPFVCRYGCGADYNDECNLRTHEKKTHGGAFQGASFNHIYKNL
- the LOC131878508 gene encoding uncharacterized protein LOC131878508 isoform X2, yielding MLLNISRDLLSVYIESDRLEYAQDFGRWVEHAFLWMPYVEGIPQFVLNSVVLLSISVILNSGRCLEKPAFVFIANLAVSDLVMCLIQIITLLLRLQLQLCESRICRLQNCQIQLSLWTFSLSIKYSLIVTKSWIVVGIAVSWLAPIGLGMTSFLIQDDHTRSETNCISTHLMPKLFVAFGISLIIIVLFSIYLLYGVILVKFYRQKKSLERAKSKSQSIRFKGFATDSQLLLTSSPSKSFPDLQNTWRNFKKKRISGEFNLIFQTLKKVCRFIHAAQYVIVLIAVFTIAWLPWLMVLYFDVFDENFKVFDRLCTNETRPLEGITSPIDLDLSNLQRNFQFVIANPQERIMMDVPNGADLPICTFIHQSLHSFMQDYRQLSAMLVGILNSILNPIIYAFWYPEFRDQCRNVSCPRYRVTFPIM
- the LOC131878508 gene encoding 5-hydroxytryptamine receptor 5B-like isoform X1; protein product: MLLNISRDLLSVYIESDRLEYAQDFGRWVEHAFLWMPYVEGIPQFVLNSVVLLSISVILNSGRCLEKPAFVFIANLAVSDLVMCLIQIITLLLRLQLQLCESRICRLQNCQIQLSLWTFSLSKSLLCTILITVDRYIYITKGIKYSLIVTKSWIVVGIAVSWLAPIGLGMTSFLIQDDHTRSETNCISTHLMPKLFVAFGISLIIIVLFSIYLLYGVILVKFYRQKKSLERAKSKSQSIRFKGFATDSQLLLTSSPSKSFPDLQNTWRNFKKKRISGEFNLIFQTLKKVCRFIHAAQYVIVLIAVFTIAWLPWLMVLYFDVFDENFKVFDRLCTNETRPLEGITSPIDLDLSNLQRNFQFVIANPQERIMMDVPNGADLPICTFIHQSLHSFMQDYRQLSAMLVGILNSILNPIIYAFWYPEFRDQCRNVSCPRYRVTFPIM